Proteins encoded in a region of the Dendropsophus ebraccatus isolate aDenEbr1 chromosome 11, aDenEbr1.pat, whole genome shotgun sequence genome:
- the LOC138767947 gene encoding uncharacterized protein produces the protein MESRGPMMMEMIASSVTPATWRLHDVVPPTVWILGHSYIFRAGQRADVRPGGRSLGFRHIEVYWRGIRGLRWPQVLSEVMSIAGVTSGPVILVVHAGGNDLCHAKINELMALMRADILRFGPLFSEFVLVWSEVVPRVVWQYARDPLAIERSRQTLNARMSRFVRSRSGVVVRHRQLEGDNRGLMSSDGVHLSEIGHDIFLSGLQDGIEQALFLLGGGRSPV, from the exons ATGGAATCTCGTGGACCTATGATGATGGAGATGATCGCGTCATCAGTGACACCTGCTACTTGGAGATTGCATG ATGTGGTTCCCCCGACTGTGTGGATACTGGGTCATTCCTATATCTTCCGTGCGGGCCAGCGCGCGGATGTTCGGCCTGGCGGCAGGAGTCTGGGCTTTCGCCACATTGAAGTGTATTGGAGAGGCATTCGGGGGCTACGTTGGCCCCAGGTTCTTTCTGAGGTTATGTCCATTGCCGGGGTGACCTCCGGCCCTGTTATTTTGGTGGTGCACGCGGGTGGGAATGACCTCTGTCACGCCAAGATTAACGAGCTTATGGCACTTATGCGTGCCGATATTTTGAGGTTCGGTCCGTTGTTCTCGGAATTCGTCTTGGTGTGGTCAGAGGTCGTTCCTAGAGTGGTGTGGCAGTATGCCAGGGATCCCCTGGCGATCGAACGATCTAGGCAAACGCTTAACGCGAGGATGTCTCGTTTTGTACGCTCTCGTTCAGGTGTGGTAGTCCGTCACCGCCAACTGGAGGGCGACAATCGGGGCCTCATGTCCTCTGATGGTGTGCATTTGAGTGAGATTGGGCATGATATTTTTCTGTCTGGCTTGCAGGACGGGATAGAGCAAGCCCTCTTCCTTTTGGGTGGAGGTCGTAGCCCTGTGTAG